A stretch of Phragmites australis chromosome 12, lpPhrAust1.1, whole genome shotgun sequence DNA encodes these proteins:
- the LOC133886563 gene encoding pentatricopeptide repeat-containing protein At4g19890, producing MLSRHRHSRRLLPKLQPFSTSASSYPHTGPSSDDASPGDLDPGALAPDDAIAALSSLADSAGSAAALALFRRLSSRPDLRRLMRLYATAATTFVARGNLPMAHEAMRTMVAAFAEAGRLQEAADMVLEMRSHGLPLCVETANWVLRVGLEYPGCFARARKVFDGMTRCGEVRPDARSFRALVLGCCREGRMEEVDALLVPMWGQRFCLDNATCTVVVRAFCQQGRFKDVSELFTRMSEMGTPPNVVNYTVWIDGLCKRGYVKQAFHVLEEMVRKGLKPNVYTHTSLIDGLCKIGWTERAFRLFLKLVKSSLYKPNVHTYTVMIGGYCKESKLARAEMLLGRMVEQGLMPNTNTYTTLIDGHCKRGNFDRAFELMNKMKLEGFLPNIYTYNAIIGGFCKKGQIQEAYKVLRMATSQGLHLDKVTYTILITEHCKQGQITYALDLFNRMAKNGCHPDIDTYTTIIATYCQQRQMEESQRLFEKCLAIGLVPTKQTYTSMIAGYCKVGKSTSALRVFERMVQHGCLADSITYGALISGLCKESRLEEARSLYESMLDKHLVPCDVTRVTLAFEYCRREKTRISVSLLDRLDKRQQTHTTDALVRKLSAVGNLDAASLFLKNILDKNYAVDHVTYTNFINSCYDNNRYALASEISEKISKRISSFQKRDAAAVA from the coding sequence ATGCTCTCTCGCCACCGCCAtagccgccgcctcctcccaaaGCTCCAGCCTttctccacctccgcctcctcatATCCCCATACCGGTCCCTCCTCCGATGACGCCTCCCCTGGCGACCTCGACCCGGGCGCGCTCGCCCCCGACGACGCCATCGCCGCGCTCTCCTCCCTCGCGGACTCCGCGGGCTCCGCGGCCGCGCTCGCGCTCTTCCGCCGCCTCTCCTCACGCCCCGACCTCCGCCGCCTCATGCGCCTCTATGCCACCGCGGCCACCACCTTCGTCGCGAGGGGGAACCTCCCCATGGCGCACGAGGCCATGCGCACGATGGTCGCCGCCTTCGCGGAGGCCGGCCGGCTCCAGGAGGCCGCGGACATGGTCCTCGAGATGCGCAGCCACGGGCTCCCGCTCTGCGTAGAGACGGCGAACTGGGTGCTCAGGGTCGGGCTGGAGTACCCCGGGTGcttcgcgcgcgcgcgcaagGTGTTCGACGGAATGACGCGTTGCGGTGAGGTACGCCCCGACGCCCGCAGCTTCCGGGCGTTGGTCCTTGGGTGCTGCCGAGAGGGGCggatggaggaggtggacgccTTGCTGGTACCAATGTGGGGGCAACGGTTCTGCCTGGACAACGCGACATGCACGGTGGTCGTGCGCGCGTTCTGCCAACAAGGACggttcaaggatgtgtctgagTTGTTCACGAGGATGTCGGAGATGGGCACACCGCCAAACGTGGTGAATTACACCGTGTGGATTGATGGTCTGTGTAAAAGAGGCTATGTCAAGCAGGCATTCCATGTGCTGGAGGAGATGGTCAGGAAAGGGTTGAAGCCAAATGTGTACACGCACACATCATTGATCGATGGTCTCTGCAAGATTGGGTGGACAGAGCGGGCGTTCCGGCTTTTCTTGAAACTCGTTAAGAGTAGCTTGTACAAGCCAAATGTGCATACATACACTGTGATGATTGGAGGGTACTGCAAAGAGAGCAAGCTTGCTCGAGCTGAGATGCTGTTGGGGAGGATGGTTGAGCAGGGTTTGATGCCAAACACAAACACATACACTACTCTGATCGATGGGCACTGCAAACGAGGCAACTTTGATCGTGCCTTTGAGCTGATGAATAAGATGAAGCTGGAAGGTTTCCTGCCCAATATTTACACATACAATGCTATTATTGGGGGTTTTTGCAAGAAAGGACAGATTCAAGAAGCTTACAAAGTGCTCCGGATGGCCACAAGCCAGGGGCTGCATCTTGATAAGGTCACATATACTATACTGATAACTGAGCACTGCAAACAGGGCCAGATAACATATGCTCTAGATTTGTTCAATCGGATGGCAAAAAACGGTTGCCATCCTGATATAGACACATACACCACCATCATTGCTACATATTGCCAGCAGAGGCAAATGGAAGAAAGCCAGAGGCTGTTTGAAAAATGCCTTGCAATAGGTCTAGTGCCAACCAAGCAAACCTACACTTCAATGATTGCAGGATACTGTAAAGTTGGCAAATCCACCTCAGCTTTGAGGGTCTTTGAGAGGATGGTTCAACACGGATGCCTTGCTGACTCTATAACTTATGGAGCCCTAATAAGTGGGCTATGCAAAGAATCAAGGCTAGAGGAAGCAAGGTCATTATATGAGAGCATGCTTGATAAACATTTGGTGCCATGCGATGTAACTCGTGTCACTTTAGCTTTTGAGTACTGCAGGAGAGAGAAGACAAGAATTTCTGTATCATTGTTGGATAGATTGGACAAACGACAACAAACTCACACAACAGATGCACTAGTTAGAAAGCTTAGTGCTGTGGGCAATTTGGATGCTGCTAGTCTTttccttaaaaatattttggacAAGAATTACGCTGTTGACCATGTAACTTATACGAACTTCATCAATTCATGCTATGACAACAATAGATATGCCCTAGCTTCGGAAATATCTGAAAAGATCTCAAAGAGAATCTCTAGCTTTCAGAAAAGGGATGCTGCAGCCGTTGCTTGA
- the LOC133886565 gene encoding LRR receptor kinase SERK2-like — MRILPESMKLLAFVLVLLGCLQSFVVSDFQVKALYEMRMQLNDNRGILKDWKDNQMSPCYWANVICQDTKVTEITLSSSGLTGVLSPSIAQITTLQQLLLDGNNITGGIPQEFGNLSSLTTLKLARNNLNGSIPDSLGRLSKLQNLDLSQNLLSGNIPSSFSNLPSLNDINLAYNNVSGEIPKHLLHVAQYNYTGNHLNCGQHLFSCEGGSTITGRSRSSKLKVILGSIGGAVTLLVIGVLFLLWWQRMRYRPEIYIDVSGQNDHRLEFGQIKRFSWRELQIATNNFSEQNVLGKGGFGKVYKGVLTGPDSTKVAVKRSLKVESSEGEMAFLREVELISIAVHKNILRLIGFCTTPTERLLVYPFMENLSVASRLRDIKLNEPALDWPTRMQIALGAARGLEYLHEHCNPKIIHRDVKAANVLLDGNFEAVVGDFGLAKMVDIGRNTVTTGLRGTMGHIAPEYIKTGRPSVKTDIYGYGVMLLEIVTGERAIAFFPDRMEEAGEIMLIDQVKLCMEEGRLHDIVDSNLEGEYNCNELEKITQIALLCTHMEPDQRPAMSEVVQMLEGEFVPVERWEEWQLAELKRRQEHEMRQQRKLFSFSEESLNIQEAIELSAAR, encoded by the exons ATGAGGATACTTCCAGAAAGCATGAAGCTATTAGCGTTTGTGTTAGTTTTATTGGGATGCCTACAGTCTTTTGTTGTTTCTGACTTCCAAG TCAAAGCACTTTATGAAATGAGAATGCAACTCAACGACAACCGTGGTATCCTAAAAGACTGGAAGGATAATCAAATGAGCCCCTGCTATTGGGCTAATGTTATTTGTCAGGACACCAAAGTTACTGAGAT AACTTTGAGCTCATCTGGGTTAACAGGAGTCTTGTCGCCCAGCATTGCACAGATAACAACTTTACAGCAGCT GTTATTGGACGGAAACAACATAACTGGAGGAATTCCTCAAGAGTTTGGGAACCTATCAAGTTTGACAACTCTAAAACTAGCAAGAAATAATTTAAATGGCTCAATACCTGACTCTCTTGGCCGTCTTTCAAAACTCCAAAATCT GGATCTAAGCCAAAATCTCTTAAGCGGGAATATCCCAAGCTCTTTCTCAAATCTTCCATCGCTGAATGATAT TAATCTAGCATATAATAATGTTAGCGGTGAAATACCAAAACATCTACTCCACGTGGCTCAATACAA CTATACAGGCAACCATTTGAATTGTGGCCAACATTTATTTTCATGTGAAGGAGGCAGCACAATTACAG GCAGATCAAGAAGCTCCAAGCTCAAGGTGATTCTTGGAAGCATTGGTGGAGCAGTCACTCTTCTTGTCATTGGAGTTCTATTTTTGCTATGGTGGCAAAGAATGCGTTATCGACCTGAAATATACATTGATGTTTCCG GTCAGAATGATCACAGGCTAGAGTTTGGACAGATAAAGCGGTTCTCATGGCGAGAACTCCAGATTGCAACCAACAATTTCAGTGAACAGAATGTTCTTGGCAAGGGTGGTTTTGGTAAGGTATACAAAGGAGTTCTTACAGGTCCAGACAGTACAAAGGTTGCAGTGAAGCGATCGTTGAAAGTGGAAAGTTCTGAAGGGGAAATGGCTTTCCTCAGAGAAGTTGAATTGATAAGCATTGCTGTGCACAAGAACATATTGAGGCTGATAGGGTTCTGTACAACACCAACAGAGAGGCTCTTGGTCTACCCTTTTATGGAGAATCTGAGTGTTGCTTCCCGTTTAAGAG ATATAAAACTAAATGAACCAGCATTAGATTGGCCAACAAGAATGCAAATTGCTCTTGGTGCTGCCCGTGGTTTGGAATATCTTCATGAACATTGCAATCCCAAGATCATCCACCGTGATGTCAAGGCTGCGAACGTCCTGCTTGATGGGAATTTTGAAGCAGTGGTAGGAGACTTCGGGTTAGCGAAGATGGTGGACATAGGAAGGAATACAGTGACGACGGGGCTCCGTGGGACAATGGGCCACATAGCTCCTGAGTACATAAAGACAGGAAGGCCATCAGTGAAGACAGATATCTATGGATATGGTGTCATGCTGTTAGAGATTGTGACAGGAGAGCGTGCAATTGCATTCTTTCCTGACCGTATGGAAGAAGCAGGCGAGATCATGCTCATTGATCAG GTCAAACTGTGCATGGAAGAAGGGCGGCTGCACGACATTGTGGACAGCAACCTAGAGGGTGAATACAACTGCAACGAGTTGGAGAAGATTACCCAGATAGCACTGCTCTGCACCCACATGGAACCTGATCAACGCCCTGCAATGTCTGAGGTTGTGCAGATGCTGGAAGGAGAGTTTGTCCCGGTAGAGCGTTGGGAGGAGTGGCAGCTGGCTGAGCTCAAGCGTCGACAAGAGCATGAGATGAGGCAGCAGCGCAAGCTGTTTAGCTTCAGTGAAGAGTCTCTAAACATCCAGGAAGCCATTGAGCTGTCTGCTGCCAGATGA